DNA from Carassius gibelio isolate Cgi1373 ecotype wild population from Czech Republic chromosome B8, carGib1.2-hapl.c, whole genome shotgun sequence:
tttgcattcaaattaatgatttaatttagataaaaaaggcaaacattttgaatatatatgtaacaatttgtacattttaagtaTATACTATTTATACACTGATATTCTTTGTGTAACTGAGAGTTACCATAACGTAAAAAGGTGGGCTGGGCATTATTTTGACATTGTaaaacttggtaaaaaaaaataaacagtctttTCAAAAACTTAAGGTGTTGCAAGCAAGTACAAAATCCAAACTGTCCTAAACATTAGACTTGCTTTATTTTAAGACTTTAATAACACTTAATTAGCATATAGTTTAAAGTGCCTTACCCttacaattcattcacatttcattcataacaGACATATTCTCATCTataagtcaggtcaagtcacctttatttatatagcgctttaaacaaaatataatgcgTCAAAGcatctgaacaacattcattaggaaaacagtgtgtcaataatgcaaattgaCAGTTAAAGgtaattcatcattgaattcagtgatgtcatctctgttcagtttaaatagtgtctgtgcatttatttgcaatcaagtcaatgatataattgatataaaaatttCCATTTTACATAAAGGATGCAGAGAGGATTAACAGTTTGTAGAATGGATGGATAAAGGCTCGTCCTGATAGCCAGCTATGATGGCACAGGTATTTCtgagtaaaatgtattatatattttgttaaaacatCTGTTGTTAGACAAATGTGATGTTATAAGTAGGTCTAAAATTCTACACATGGCACAAGTCATTGAGCAGTCAGTAACTGCAAAGGAACCATTGTAATGGGAGTAAATAAAAGGTCTTCCATTTAACATTTACTATGtgctttggtttttatttatattaactttttaacttctatttatatatatatatatatatatatatatatatatatatatatatatatatatatatatatatattagggccgggactcgattaaaaaaattaatctaattaattagaggctctgtaattaattaatcgaaattaatcgcattttaatcgcagataaatatttgacctaagaacagtgagaaatattatttttttcacatggatttatagtataccattgaatactaagcaacaaaatattgtttatttttgttcaaccaagtctagcagaccagtgcaattttccaactctcaataaccttggccaaaacaataaagagttcaacataaactgttgcaccaaccaAATAAtaaatagttcaacataaagtgcaaagtccacgctagctgctatatgttttgcattgaggtgatacttgaggctcgatgtgctgcggtgatatgcgaacgctagttggtgctccagtataatcggtccgccgaaactcatccagtgagaaacgttccgcggtgcaaaaatatgttattaaaaatgcaggaatttttttctgtaattaattaatcttagttaacgcgttattttttgtgtaattaattaatctcaattaacacgtatatatatatatatttatttatatgtgtgtgtgtgtgtgcttccatGTTTGCCAAAATTGTCTCACCTGCCGGTTCAACACATGTTTTCTGAAAAAGCTTGTGGTATAATCTAtagagaaataaaatacaaatcaagattcaatattcatatataatattcatcttcttaaagggatagttttaacccaaaatgaaaattctgtcatcatttactcaccctcatgatcaTCCAAATCTGAAAGAGAATGTAAAAGAAGATAGTCTGAAGATGGCTggtaattagggctgcacgatgtgtcgtttaagcatcgatatcacgATGGAccaatccacgatagtcacatcgcaggatgtgcgatgtaggctgtcgtagttgatccgttattcattaactgtacgggccagctgctccccggctcTTGACGAATTTGatttgcggattaattgcacagcttaaccatcatagagtgaaagtttatcatttgcatgtatttttaagtcctgtcagtataagagggcagagagagagagatcgtgaGAGAGAGGGcgcgtgagagagagacagagggagagagagagagaccgcacgctcaccgtcttcaaacaacatgagcactgtcttgctctctctccctcgcacatattaatcaattgacatgatggtgtcgatgttttaaatcatttaaaatgagaatgtaagtgtgctcaccccatttttgtttgtaagaaaaaattagattagatttcatatcgcaatatataacgcagaaaaataaaatatcgcaatgtcattttttcccaatatcgtgcagccctagtggtaatcaaacagtttgtggttgccattgacttccatagaaggcaaacaccaactgtttgattaccagccaTCTTCAAactatcttattttatgttcaacataagaaagcacctcatacaggtttagaaagagatgagggtgagtaaatgataacacaatttaaatttttgtctgaactatccctttaggctTAATTCAGTTTGTCAAATGATGAACTTCTTAAGAGACATCACAACATTTAGGATTTaatatattaaactattattatattattatgagaAAATCTAAAAAGGCctttaacactagcttgctctattctttttcctatatctatttttctttttatttattataataaaaaaaagaaaccttggTATATGTACTGCGTTTAGCTCACTGAGACTTGTCAAAgtacttgcatattattgctcttttgttgatttggGTTCCTTCCATTGTCatcattgtaagtcgctttggataaaagcgtctgctaaatgacgaaacgtaaatgtaaatatataaaatattttgttacttgATCGTTTACctcttaaattgttttaaatcattAGAAAAATGTGAAACTTTTTCCACAATTACAAAGAGTCCTAAGAACTTGAaactagattttaaaaaatatgaaaattatttgttttgttattgaCTCATAAACAGCTTCACTACAttaacattacacattttaaatacagattttactattttactgaaTGGCTGACCTGTAGCAGAACGGAAGGTCTGGGCAAATGGATCGATCCGCAATAGCATAAGTGTAGTTATCACCTTCCTCTTCCTGCAGGTTGTATTTAATAGTCTTGAGTGCAGATGAAGGAGAGTGACCGCTTTTGTAGAGCTGCTGTAGCTTTTCAATGGTGTCATTCGACACATCTCTCCACCTCATGACCTCAGCTGTGTTCAGTCTATGATTATGTTCATTTCTCAAGTTCACATGAAGGAAATAGCCCTCTTCAATGTGAGGATCTCCTGATCTGTGGAAGGACAGATTAAGTATTATGTTGTAATGCAGTGAAAAAGGTGAGTTTAAAAATAGATTGCACGATTTTCTGTTAATtaaatttattgtaaataaaaaaaatgtttgggtgTTCAAATTTCTGTTGAACTGTATTGTGTTTCTGGTCTCACCTGGACTTTCTTTCACACATAAATCTCTTGAGAATCAGAAACATGGTGGCAGGGCAGTTGGTATTTTTGCTTGTCTTGGatgatgtactgtatgttttgtgCTGGCATCTCAGATCCACCTGTGGAATATACACAAACTCTTAAATTTATActgaacattattttatttttttatcatcctgctattattattacattattgttcatcttcatttaatttctttattacaaTAACTTTCACTAAAGCTTTACATTAACAAACACACTTCTTAGGCAAGGTCACCTTGTAAGTAATTTTAGAGAATGTGACTACACTTATTAATTACACACAATAAGAACAGGGATGTCTGTTGTGAAAGGTAATCAGGCTCTGTTTTGATATCATGTTGCCTTTAAAGTGTACATAATTCAATTAAAGTGTACATAAATACTCTGTATTTGTTGTAGCGTCCAGAGTCAGGGTATGTCCTAGATTTCCTCCATGTTAAAGCTGAGGATTTCTGGAAGTCCTCCAGCCACTTCTGGACTTGCTCCTCTGAAGTCATCTGCAACTTAAGAGCCGCTCTGAAGTTTTCAACATCCCCTGACATTTCCAGCAGTTCATGATGACAAAGAAGATGACTGTAGCCGGGTGGCAAGATTTTCTACAATAAAAGAAATCagtcaataaaacacacacacacacacacacacaatatcacaAGAATATGTCCAAGTCACATTTCACCCtaaattctaattattatttttttgctctgtcactttcaattttcattttttttttaataataataattgttcataATGATGATTTGCATTAAATTTTCATTACTGTAAACAATGTGTTTTTAGATATTGCAGTATAATTTTAAATGCAGTACAACAAATGCTACCAAGTATACcattatacttttaaatatttcaaataaagggcaAATATTTTTCctcctgaaacaaacaaacaaaaaagtctaGTCAGGCTAGCTTTAGTAACTATTGCATGTTTTGCAGCAAGAATTATAGCACTATATAATGGATCTCATTTTGACTGGCAGCAGTGGTGACTGGTTCTGCATGTGTATAGACAACTTGCGTTTGTTTATTAACCAATTTTATAGAAAATACAATTAAACTGAGGAACCACATGGAGCCAAAGGTAATATCTAACTTACGGTTATTATACATACAATGGTATAACTATGTTATAACTATGATATAGATTTATACGGGTTAGCAAGACGTTAATTAAAGCATTAACATACTTTAATAGGTTACCGAGCCGTACAAAGTTAATGTAACGTTAATTTATAAACACAAGGGGTAAATATTATACATGAATCATGTCAGCTGTGCTAACATTAGCCAACTAGCTCACACAAACTCAGGTCGCTCTTTAATAGTGAAAACACCATCTgctattaatataaattataacaaaCCTCCACATGATCTGTATCTTCTGATGCTTTATCCTCTCCAATACAATGCTGACATTTTAATAGTGTCATTTTGAGCAGCTCAGCACTGCCGGAGAGCTAAAGTTCTCGAATCAGGTCTAAAAGGTAACCGTCCTACGCAAAACTCTCGCGAGAATTCAAGGACTTATTTGGAGTCCACAAAGCGTTCTCTTCCTGGCTTTACTTTGCCAAAGCATGGGTAACATTAAATTACAGACATGCACATTTTCTTTCATACAAAAACTATTGATACAATTACAGATTATTTATGTGtttggtttatttgtttgtttttatagtttttctttGTTGATATTGACCAATTTATGTTTATCGTTATGTTGTTTTGGGACatatgacattctaatttattttttgagCTGTTGCTTctatccagtgttttttttttttttttttttttttaaataatttgatttgGGGTTCTATAACCAACTGAATATGTTCAAATCTCTGGTTTGTATGCCAATTTGGCGTTTTTTTTGCTGGATTTTATGTGTTCTGtaaaaagactaaaataatgaTATTCCAtcattattttagtctttttaGAGCCAGATCTAAAACAAAAGACATTTGCTTATTTCATCATTCAAACACTATCTTATTGTATTTCTACGCCATAACCGGTTTTATACGCAATCTTAGTACGTATTACCATAGACAGTAGCGTATTACTCGTATGAGAATTGGAATTTACCCCATGTTTCTTTCCGGCTTGAAATGCTTCCGTCTGTACGAATGATTGGTTAAACTCTGCAGTCAAGTGATTGTTTATTGGTGGAGGAGACATCCCTCATGTTGAGCCAGCATTCTGTGTTTTCAGTTTACGAGTGCGTTACATCTAGATGGAAACCTTTTAcacaagtacatttttattactgCTTTTCAAAATACAcgtaatacatttaaatgttctgTTTGATATGACGTAAGCTGTTCACAATCACTTGCTAAAATAACCCGACGATAGTTGTAGGTTGCACCTAAATAACTAACTAACCAACCTATCTGTCGATCAGAGTTGAAAACGGGTGAGCATTCATTAATGATGAAAAAATTGCCTTTGTTTGTAGAAAGTTTGTAGATTGAATCCTAGATTAAACACAACTTGGAAGTATGGATCACTAATCATTGTAAGCTACTTCATTTGTATATTTATCTATTCAATGTTAATGTTGCTGTGTAGTAGTGAAGATCTGAGCTAATAACTTTTACTGTAGCCATTTCCCTGAATGATCTTTGCTATAGTGTGAGCAGTTTATTGACTCTGTCCAATAATGACAGTGTGTAATTTCATGAATTGACACGTATTTAACGGTTTGGGGGAACATTGTCATTCAGATAGATGGAGGTGGGTCTTTAGATGCTTGGTGACAGTATTGTACATATTCTGTGTATTCTGGCTTCAGCACATTTACATGTAAAATGGTATTATCACTATTAGGTTATACAAAACAGAATAACAGAAAACTCCCACTTCACAATTTTTTTGATGGTTTGTTCTACTTTAACCCTCTATGGTATGAAGTTGCCATGACAACTGAATGTCCCTACAAAACTCCTTTTCCCACTGTCATTCTGACACAGAAGACACCTGTTGAAGTGCTTCAGAAATTGCTCTATTAGCCTAATTTAATAAACTAAACATCTTTTCTCAAGGGGGATTTTTTTGTAACATCTTTGGTAAGTAAATTAGATattttcattcacaaatcaagTTTGTCTAATATAGTTTTacttaaaattaagaaaatatcaaGGCTGCCATTTGGCAACTCTGTAGCACTATGGAAAAATAGGTGCATTGCCATATGGCATCACTGTACCACAGTGGAATTGCAGTAATGTATTTCCCCACTGGGATTTTTTATAGATAGTAGCatcaataaaattattacatttattgatttGAAGTGTTTATTGTAGTATAGTTAGTATagcaatatttttatggaaaggCCAATCAGACGAGTGCAGAGTTGGCCTGTCATGGAGAAGAAAGACTGCAGGGGGATCGTGCATGAAGTGCAGCAAATGTGACTTGCACCTTTGCATCACATTTGAAAGGAACTGCTTTTTGCAGTTTCACGGGATGTCATGAAATGTCATGAGTTGGATTGAGACAGGTGCACATGGATGGACTGGGAAAACACACACTTTACTTCAGGGAGCTGCCTATTGTAATACCTGTATTTTATGTTTCCTACATATTAGTGCATGTTCCAAACTACCATATTTTTACTTAACTTGTATAAAgtactttcaaaaatatttgtttttgttgttggaaaggtttttttttttttttttttttttttttttttgtccgtttgCAAGCattattataatacttttaagTAACATTTATAAGGTTTATATGATAGGAACCTACTTACTTTTGGTTTGCATGAGTTCCAAGTATGAAAATATTAtcaatatctaaaataaattaccattttaatagaaaagaaaatcataatttaatagaaaaactacttttttttgccattttccatTGTGGTACACTGTTGCCATATtttgttaaattcaagtttttCTAAATAAAGGGATACTTAACAAAAAACAGTTTCTTAATTTCAGAAGTGTCACCTCAAACAGCATTGGTTAGTACAATATGTTTATTGTAGTCTGGACATTAAGATCTATTTTTTGCATCCCCTTAACAAAGTTGTTTCTCATATGACAGGGTGTTTGAATCGCAGGCATATCTACAGGCAGCTGCGTCCCAGCCGTCAGCATGTCTGGCACTGCTACAGTCCTGCAGCAGTTTGTGAGTGGCCTTAAGAGTCGAAATTAAGATACACAGGCCAAAAGCTGCCAAAGACCTCCAGCATTATGTTACCACAGAACTAAGAGAGGTAAACTGTACTACTTAGATTTTTGATACAAGGATTTGCAATTATATTAAGCTTCATTGGGAGAGTCAAAAGCATTACTTTGACAGAGTAATTTCTATATATTGATTTTTGCCTAAATTTAATATCTTGTTACCACACTTGTGTTACTACAGACGATCAAGTTATTTGTCCTGCAGTTTGTTCtaataaagaaaaaaggaaacatgTTTACAGAAAAACACTAGAATAATGGAAGCGAAACCtcatgaccacacacacacttttgtggATGTACTGCAAGTACTGCAAACAGGAATACTGCCTGAAGTTCATCAAACTTAGAAAAGTAGTATTTAAGTAGGATGATTTAGTACTATATGAGCACTATTCTGCTAGCCTTGTCCAGCAATTCAGATTTTTACTGTTTCAGTTGGTATTGACTTTTGTACACTcttaattataaagtttttttcattttttgttccacaaagaaccatctctttctcacCTTTTTATGATCTGAAtaaccttctttcgccacaaaaaaccttttgtgaaaaagaaagcttctttatattttaaaggttctttatggaatcatttagacaaaaaggttcttctatggcattgtgaagcacctttatttccAAGAGTGTAACCTTGTATTCGGTTATGACACCAGCATTTTAGATACCAATGAAATTTCATAATCACAACttcagttttaaaacaaaacatgactAAAGCCTAACTATATAAAGTTCAAACCTTATTAAAAaccaaaagtaattaaaaaacaaataaaacagtttaCAAAAAATAGCACGATTGAATACAGTAAGAACAaacaaagatacaaatcaaataaacaattatttttaggTAGATCCAAAAGTAATATTCAGGAAAGAAATACTATAGAAATTCAtagataatgtaattattatcaaatgttaaataaaactgCATCGACTTCACTGAatacattaaatgaa
Protein-coding regions in this window:
- the si:dkey-75a21.2 gene encoding uncharacterized protein si:dkey-75a21.2 isoform X4, with translation MTLLKCQHCIGEDKASEDTDHVEKILPPGYSHLLCHHELLEMSGDVENFRAALKLQMTSEEQVQKWLEDFQKSSALTWRKSRTYPDSGRYNKYRVDLRCQHKTYSTSSKTSKNTNCPATMFLILKRFMCERKSRSGDPHIEEGYFLHVNLRNEHNHRLNTAEVMRWRDVSNDTIEKLQQLYKSGHSPSSALKTIKYNLQEEEGDNYTYAIADRSICPDLPFCYRLYHKLFQKTCVEPAEKDISDELFKPLELEQSWETAAITDGHTTCIEDGVSVDAVPIITTEDFTEDEPGTSAAEEVVGSLDGQLEEIFGMLKKKLNEDASFTPPIRAFVSSFFQIKTDSALQASLFSFGETTPIINQINVLPATVPRRRGALAGRRAVGRPPKNSRREHPYCNSRSNNTPQTLTFCLQDNNTLEKTE
- the si:dkey-75a21.2 gene encoding uncharacterized protein si:dkey-75a21.2 isoform X2, whose translation is MTLLKCQHCIGEDKASEDTDHVEKILPPGYSHLLCHHELLEMSGDVENFRAALKLQMTSEEQVQKWLEDFQKSSALTWRKSRTYPDSGRYNKYRVDLRCQHKTYSTSSKTSKNTNCPATMFLILKRFMCERKSRSGDPHIEEGYFLHVNLRNEHNHRLNTAEVMRWRDVSNDTIEKLQQLYKSGHSPSSALKTIKYNLQEEEGDNYTYAIADRSICPDLPFCYRLYHKLFQKTCVEPAEKDISDELFKPLELEQSWETAAITADGHTTCIEDGVSVDAVPIITTEDFTEDEPGTSAAEEVVGSLDGQLEEIFGMLKKKLNEDASFTPPIRAFVSSFFQIKTDSALQASLFSFGETTPIINQINVLPATVPRRRGALAGRRAVGRPPKNSRREHPYCNSRSNNTPQTLTFCLQDNNTLEKTE
- the si:dkey-75a21.2 gene encoding uncharacterized protein si:dkey-75a21.2 isoform X3, producing MTLLKCQHCIGEDKASEDTDHVEKILPPGYSHLLCHHELLEMSGDVENFRAALKLQMTSEEQVQKWLEDFQKSSALTWRKSRTYPDSGRYNKYRVDLRCQHKTYSTSSKTSKNTNCPATMFLILKRFMCERKSRSGDPHIEEGYFLHVNLRNEHNHRLNTAEVMRWRDVSNDTIEKLQQLYKSGHSPSSALKTIKYNLQEEEGDNYTYAIADRSICPDLPFCYRLYHKLFQKTCVEPAEKDISDELFKPLELEQSWETAAITDGHTTCIEDGVSVDAVPIITTAEDFTEDEPGTSAAEEVVGSLDGQLEEIFGMLKKKLNEDASFTPPIRAFVSSFFQIKTDSALQASLFSFGETTPIINQINVLPATVPRRRGALAGRRAVGRPPKNSRREHPYCNSRSNNTPQTLTFCLQDNNTLEKTE
- the si:dkey-75a21.2 gene encoding uncharacterized protein si:dkey-75a21.2 isoform X1 yields the protein MTLLKCQHCIGEDKASEDTDHVEKILPPGYSHLLCHHELLEMSGDVENFRAALKLQMTSEEQVQKWLEDFQKSSALTWRKSRTYPDSGRYNKYRVDLRCQHKTYSTSSKTSKNTNCPATMFLILKRFMCERKSRSGDPHIEEGYFLHVNLRNEHNHRLNTAEVMRWRDVSNDTIEKLQQLYKSGHSPSSALKTIKYNLQEEEGDNYTYAIADRSICPDLPFCYRLYHKLFQKTCVEPAEKDISDELFKPLELEQSWETAAITADGHTTCIEDGVSVDAVPIITTAEDFTEDEPGTSAAEEVVGSLDGQLEEIFGMLKKKLNEDASFTPPIRAFVSSFFQIKTDSALQASLFSFGETTPIINQINVLPATVPRRRGALAGRRAVGRPPKNSRREHPYCNSRSNNTPQTLTFCLQDNNTLEKTE